In the genome of Parasteatoda tepidariorum isolate YZ-2023 chromosome 10, CAS_Ptep_4.0, whole genome shotgun sequence, the window tttcattataacttTATAGATATGCAATGgaattaaacaacatttttagggcaatttaagattaattacaaaattgtagatcttttaaatttaaaaaaacaaagaaatcgTTAAAAACTGCGCAAGTTCTGAGTATTTAAGCTAGTTCATTAAAAATGCGCAtgcattaacaaaaattaaaaaaaaaaattttttttcttcataacttTGCAGTGAATtatatttggcaactaataaaaaaattgatttgaatatcataaaaaagtttcaagcaattttctaagtagtatttgtatttttcaaaagaaagctcAAGGAACGATCATgggtttttcagaaattttattttgtatcatacaacaaaatttaataacaaattataataatttacattaatcaCCTGGAAACTAGACTTTAATGGTATACAGAGAAAGAAAACATGCAGgagaaaacatacttttttggGGGTTGATCCCCCACAAAGTCGGTCTCATTTTTagtaaatcttatttaatagtACAGGACGGTATTTGTAGATAACCCCTTATcgttttgagcttttttttttcttcattttttgaggtacaaaaactacttcgaaaattgcttgaaacttttcaaattttcaagattaataaagtttttaccattaataaagtttcaaccattagttgccaaatacgattccctacaaaattatataaaaacatttttaaatttcttctgcGCATGcacagtataaaagaactagctTATAATAAGCTCATATCTTGCTCAGTTTTTAacgaatttctttaaaattttaaatcaacaattttgtaattaatcgtaaatttctccaaaaattttgtttaattccattgaatatttatgaagttatattaaaaaaaaagcaaggcaaaaaaatataattttttataaaaatttccataaaaatttactctagattcatgaaacttttttaaaaataacaattaaagtaaTAGATACAAGTTTCAAGCTTcttgcttgattttctggcatagggtggtcgaaaatacttttttattttgtaatttattgtaggTTTTCCAAACCTCTGaagctttaaatcttattgaaaaatctcaTGAGCTAAACAcctctaaaaatacaaaataatccCTTCagaatttcttgagaaattcaaaacaatgtaaaaaaagtgtCTTTTCCATTTTAGGGTagtttgcatatatatataacacgACAACAACAAACAAGAGTGATAACATAATTTCTATTTGGTGATAAGTCGTATAAAAAGATAACTTACATTGGATGCTAATGTGAAACATTTAGACCAACAGAAGTTTAAATCGAAAAACGAAAACTGCTTTCAATcacgtaaaattaaaatttatttcatgttaagAACCATATTTGGgcaatctgtaaaaaaaaaattataattatttgcctttaaaatgtattaagcaAAATCGTGTTcaagaaatttcatttgtaaaaaaaaatgtgttctttttgttgtgtttcttttttaaaaatccgattTATATAACTCaatattgtacattttttttaaagcataagcTACTCTTATGGCTGAGTAAGATGGGGTGATTTTGCATTGACGTACAATTTGCATGAAATAGGTTTTTCCTaactatatatgtatttttttaaaacagcgtTTTTTCAATCATCAGAGTTAGAAACTTTAAACGAAATTTACGAATTTATCCAGCTTGTTAGCAAAAGTTTTCAAAGTGAGAAAGTGCTACGTTATTGGCCTTATTagttttatgacattttaaggaactttttttaagtctagctcgaaatatttaaatgattataaataactaatataataatgtaattttacttaatatgaaaaacaattataaatccaagtgaaaaaaaaagactaatctTCGTGTTACTTATGTATAAAGCTAAACaccgtaaaaacagaaaaaatgatGTTACATAAACATACTttagttaagattttaaaagaacagATTGGTTCTTAAGGTTTCGGCTCCTTTTAGAACCGAAAGTATGTCTGTTTTTCGTGCTCTTTTTATGCTGTTTAGCTTTATACACATTAAtggatatttcattaaaaaaataataataataattccttattaaaaaatgtactaaattaaacaaaaataaataaataaaagacatttctgaataaaataatgtatgtgTTGTACGTTATCAAATTTGTAACTTAgatgcttctttttttctcctctttttcagcactttttattttaacgattgtatattttgaattattgaatATTCAATACCTTAGAATTACGGTTATCTAGTCactactaaataattaaaattaaacttatgtaaaatgtatttaaaagcattaatttttttagctgaaTTTTTGAGTGAATCTTATTAACTCTCTCTCTATTTTATTAACATCAAAGTTCGACTTaaagtttagttattttacaaatttactaattttcccaaataatcaattatcagatttgaataaaaaaaaaacaataagttaagaaaaagatataaaataagttttggaaAAACATCAAtcacaacaaattttttttaaaaaaatcatcgtaTTCAAAGTCCTCTGAAGAGCAACGACTTATAAATTAGTTCAAGGTTTTCACGACCATATGCTTATAATTAAagcctctttttttattttatgctccTCATGCTGGAAAAGGAACAAACAGGTAAATTATCTTGGCGCCTGTCTTGGCGTCTGAGAAGAAAAGGGGCGTTTTCGGCAACCCTGGggaaaatctttcttttatatcAACAGGGTGAGGGAAGGAAACCTTGAGGaaacaaatgaaagaaatcTCCGAGCGGACGAAGATGACATCTGGGAGTGCTGGAAAGATGTGGAATTTTTAAGGATGCCCGATCTTCATTTCTGCATGGCCGGTCCACTTTTTTTCTTGATCTGGTGGCTCGCGATCTTCATAACTTCCGTTGTAGCAGCTGGAGCTAATTCCATACCAGAGCACGGCGAAGATTGTGAAATTGCACAAACTAAATGTTCCTACAGAGCGAATTGCTACCATGCTTTGCATAGCTACATGGTGGATTGCGCGGATGTCCTTGCCGGTCGCACAACTCGATGTACTTATGCCTGCAAGCGAGCTCTCATCTCTCTGACGAGTTCTGAAGCTGGACAAACACTCGCCAATTGCTATTGCGGCAGCAATGAGTTCTGTCTTCGTAGCAAAGAAAGAATCGAAGTGTGCCGACCGGAAGTTAGCCACGCGACAGCTGATAATACTGTTGTATCCTGTTCTGTAGCTAAATGGATTTGCGCTGCTGATCCGCTGTGCTCTACAGCTCTTGACTACTACCACAGACTCTGCAGATCTATGTTCCACGGACGCAAATGCACTCCTCGCTGCAACAACAGCCTCGCTATATTAGACAGGCAGGAGAAAGCCGGGAAATTGAGAGATTGCTATTGCGATGGTAGTGAAGAATTTCCCTGTGTCAGTATCAAGCAGAACACTCAATTGCTGTGTTACGGACAAGAATGGGTCAATAACGAACTACATAATCCTGTTACAACGGAAGAGACATTGCCTAGTTGCAGCAACAGGTTATCTTCCTCTATTCTTGGTTACTGTTTTCTGGTGTTTATGGTGTTCATGCTGAACCATAGGACTAGTGGTGAAGAGCTAAACACAAGTTCTTCCCTAGAAAATAGCGTGCCCCTCTCTCAAGCAACGTCCTGCTCAATAACAAAGTTAAAACGAACTTTTGATTGTGACAAACAGTGGCCATGGTGGTGGACATCAGAGCAACGTGTTACTTGAGGTAGGaaaattatctctttttcttgtgaattatttaatgttaaatttttctaaattctgatgtagtatttgtttaaaaaaataaggctaatactacactttaaaaatttccggAACAATTTCCGGTAAAAAATACTGGCACGTTAGGTGCATCATATGTAAAAggcattttaccgtaaaatccatgaTTGAAGTGATTTCATAGTAAATAATGctgtataaaaattacagtttatcAGATTCTCCGAcccataaaattttacaatataaattgattttacggtaaaaagtaccggcaccgaAAGTGTCTGTATTTTTTCCGGAATTTTTCACTAAGTAGAAAtagtgataaattaaattgtaattatcaTTACTTTTCGCATGCAGTACTTTTAGTGCTGCATAACATAAACGGttattagatatatatatgtgttttatttattataacctaaacaatattatttgtttatatattaccCATCATAACTTCTTTTCTgttgatttattgttttaaatcctataattctaatttctttttaaattcttaaatcaaaactttGAGGGTAAACTTCTTTCCTTTGAAATgcctttgaaaaaataatttatgttcactttttcaatttaaaaagcttaaccaatttttcgattattattgtttattttatttagtatatttgcatttgtagcaaaaaattttatctcaatagTTACCCATTAATTAAACACGccttttttattaagatttgattttaattttcgcTAACAGATTATATCGATAATATTTCcaatatgataataatttagcATCCAGAGAAAAAGCATAATAAGAGTTGTGTGGTAATgtggtaatttattaaaagatattactCTATAAGCTCCTATACTTAAATCGATTTAAATGTATATGATGCACTATTATGATCCATTGAGaatcaattaattttgacatgttaactaaaaaattcttggtgaaatatgtttttttttgttttttttttaatttctcgttTAAGAAATGATAACTTGATATTACTTTCAAGTCATGATGACAGATTATAAAAATTGGCTggattcttctaaattttctaagaaagaTTCCTTTATTACCAATTCAAGGAActaattttcttgaaaagatATCCTGTTTTCATTTTACTTCTGAGAAAAAGAACGAAATAAGACATCTTTCCCAACAACGTGTTCTCTGTATCCAAATACACGTTGGTGAAATTCGACACCACACTTCGAAATAAGTGACAGACCCCTTCCCAGAAGTGCCATGATTACGCGGGGGCTAAAAAAGGGACTCTCGAATTGAAAAGAAGCTGAAGATGGGGGAGAATGGAAACTTGTGGGGTGTCTTTTCCAAGCATTGAAATGATACTACGGTTTTCATGGTCCAAAAGAACTTCTTTTCACTAATCTTTTGTGTGGTATTCTGCATTAGCtccttattcatttttttgccCATAGACTTTCGTGAGTAACTTAGccataatctttattttatgtcaCCATGAATACATTGGTTTTGGTTTAATCTCTCTCGGCCtctttgaagattaaaaaagcGGCTATTAGATGgcctatttaaaatataaatggacTCGAAATGTTCTGCAAAAAGATGGGCATGAGTTCTAGCCTCaaagaaataaagttatttttgtttctttgagaatatttttcttttttacgagCTAGGTTTATTGAAAAGGACGTTTATCGTTCTATTGATTTAACAAGCATAGTTATATAAAGAATACCAACGATCATGAAatgcaaatgtttaaattaattgaagttaCTTATAAATAGTCACATTTGCAATGGTTAAAatcgataaatattttctttcagttatgACCTAAACAAAGATTATGTTAGCCTAACTTATTCTTCatataatgtttcattttataaatattgtagaTAGCGAATACACTTTTTGGTAACAAATTATACATCAGCAAGAGATTATAAATAGTGCATCATTTGAATTAGCCCCCCTTTTAAGCCTTTTCTTTATTCAACTGAATTTCCGAACGTAGGAGAGAAGAATtacgttgaaaaattttattacctttaatattacaattatcCACTAAAAAGTTCCGTCAACCTCAACATTgttcctaaatttatttttattccattatctATAAAACgcttacatataaaatttagcaaaattgaaGGTAATACGAAGATGGGAGAGAGGAGAATCGTTTAAATAGATAaggatgtattttatttaacttaactaAATATCTAAATGCAAACTATATTAGTAAAATTCTGACTTCAATAAATGTTTACCGTCATGTAACTTGAAATCTTGAatacttttattctttcataatttacttttatagcaATGTTACACAAgcttaaaaacactttttaaagtttaacaacatttttaaaatatggttaatgataaaataggtaaaaatatttctaattattatacatattaaataaagtctCATGAGCAAATATTGTAGTTACACTTAGCGCtgtataaaatagaattttatgaggttttaatgatatttcttagtttcttttcatattattttaattgaatagcttttgtattttgtttgatGAATAGCTAAACTATAATTAGGGAGAAAGTACACGATGAGGACTTTTTACATCATTATAAACCATTtgagtaatgtaaaaaaaaaaaaaaaaaaatataacaccaGTATTTCGAGTTTTTAATAACATGGGGCCCCGTTTGCCTTATCAGAAatcaagcttttatttaaagctagaaaaaaaaaaaaaagaaaaaaaaagaaacgcttaaatatttaaaagtcgATGCTTGAAATACTGTCACTATAATATTCACGTGTAATCTTAAACCATTTTAAGTAATAagctaattttctttctttaaaaaataataaatagtcataaataatttttattaaactgacTTTAcgtatttcttgtttttaattgcaagctattttaattacatgatTACTTGCAAACTCTTACGCCATTAGCAACTTCTTGTTTATCTCTATAGTGCTATTGCTTGTTTATCTCTATATTTCCCCCGTCATTTGAAAGAAGATTAATGACGAAATTTATATTTGCGTCAAAAGCACTTATAAAATTGTGCAGCATCAGCATGCAAGTGTTTGAAGATAGAGAGGCACCAGATTCTAGTCTGAagtcaaaaacttttataacgGGAGAGAAAACGGAAAAAACACAGACCACTTATCTAATTTTTGGAGCCAAATTGATATCCTTTCAGCATCTTCATTTGCGTTATCTCCCAATGCTGTTTTTGCCCCCATTTTGCCCCGATGAACATGCACTTAGGGGTACAACAAGGAAACTAAGtcattatttctttctaaattttggAAGCCCTCTTCAATTATACTACGTTAAAAGATTTGtgctttttcaaacaatattagCACACCATTCCATCTATTCCTACTGATACTGAACAACATAAATACTGTTACCTCGTAGTAGTTATTAAAATACGGGAAAACgctgagtttattttttaagagaataattCCGTTCAGCTTCTCCGCTACTTGcaatctattattaaaattccaattttaaactttacttagTCAATTGGACGTATCATTACGCCTTTTgtgcaatgaattattttatagcaataCGTTGTAAGCTGGGcatagttattttcattcatatagagtagaaataattatttgagaTAGCGATAAAAATGATACTATTTAAGAAACACGTAAACTCTTTATATGAATTACAAAACTTACTATATGTTGTAAAGTTTACGGAATTCTTAacgattataaataaaaataaaaaaaatttaaaaaaaagatagaataaGAATCACGTGATCTCTATACAAGAGTGAAAACAGCTTTACAAACAGTATAGCTGTACAATGATACTCATGATAGGGAAGATAATGGgatttttatttacgttgctCATTAGTTTCCTtttgtcttaatattttaagtaattattaacattgttcattaatttccttttattctaatattttaaattattatttacgttGTTCATGAGTTTCCTTTTGTCctaatatttcaagtaattatttACGTTGTTCATTAATTCCCTTTCATcccgatattttaagttatttataactttGTTCATTAGTTTCCTTTTGtcctaatattttaagttattaacgTTGttcattagtttctttttttccctaatattttaagttatttgcgTTGTTCATTAGATCCCTTTtgtcctaatatttaaaatttttcaagtatcCTATTTGgtgataatttctaattaatttcatacatttattaaatcaaacaattataataaacttttacaatGAGTTTTTAAGTACCTAAAATTAATTCGATCAAGTGATCGAATCGCTTATATAGAAGCTCAATATCGCTCATATGATAGCTTAGCTCTTATGATATGCTAAGTAGCttcaaattacatgttttaaatttgcCTTATACCAGGAagtgataactttttttaaaattacaagtaaacagacgtaagttttcaaattcaatatcTGTTTTTTGAATTGTGGTTGATATAAGTAACAAACGTGATGATGTTTTCTGATCTCAAAAAATTGCAAGTGcaagtttccttttttaaatttaagcacaaatttgactaaaaaaatttgtataagttcttttccattttgtcataaagaatttatttttgcaataaacaaACGCATCATTTCaatattcaacatctgttttCTTGAATTGTTATTGATAAGTAACAGACGTGAGGAGGTTATCTGGTCTCAAGAATTTAAACTTTGATTCGTCGTAAATCATGTATTAAATTATAGTGGAGgtaattaaaaaccaaaatgcaAAAGCAAAACTTTCTGTTGATGATAATCTTGCCTATGGGTAAACAACACTTCAGTGACTGATAAGTTCTGTCATCCCGGCCTCTTTCACTCTTTATGGTATCTATTCTGTAAGCTCGATAACCTCcctcttctttttattttatttgcaaaatatttactattgtacattatttacatttctattttcaatgcaatcaagcaattaattttaactcaaCAATAATACTTTAGAATTAATTGTAACTCAAAcgattaatttctaaaactttagAATTTTCATACTTCGAAACCcgaattaattatatttgtaattaataacgTAATCATTTAAGTAATACAAAGGAAAGACTTTCTTAAAAGATTTGTGAATTAAAAGCTTATACTTCTTAAGAGGAAGCCATAGTACAGGCGAAACTTTTCTTCGCAAATTCGCTTTCACCTCCATtactaacttaaaatttaaaataaagaaaaagtgagttcaagCGAACCCTAGAGTTcgattactgaaattttttttcttcatatcatcaaaatgcaaacaaatagTGGAATATAACTATTCCATTGCGTAATTCTAAGTTATcctcttataatttattttcattttgatatttagaagaattttttttcagtatttgataCTTCATGCCTTACTCTAGGcttgtctgaactcactttctctttattttaaattagttaatggaagtgaaagagaatttgcgacgAGATGTTTCTCCCGTGGTATGGCGcgctcttaaataaaatttaatacttttattcctataatacttttattttctgtataataGAATGTTTACATATGCAAGACGtatcataataaattactttaaaaatatttccacaatCCTTATCAaaactgaagttttaaaaaaagtttcacacaTTAAGTTTCGCAAATTGATATTGAACGAGGAGAAAATATTAACGATATTGAACTATAATATCACTATTAAGCAAGGTGGGGCTGAAAAGATCAAAGTCTGTTTGATTgccaaaagaaacaaaaaagaattagaaatcGATTATTAGAAACTCTTCCAACCTTCCTCGGGTAATCAAACTGGATTTATGTTTTACATGCAGCTTTCTTCATTAGTGATTCAACAGATATCGATAACGTTTCGGataacattattaatatatatactttattgtCTTTACTTTCGATTAGGATTTTAGAAAATCGTTATTTAGGTCATTAAAGAACactctgtttatttatttacaattaattattttaaataatgattaaaaattagcGAGCAACCACAAATGCCTTTATTCAATTgtactttttagaataaattttttattcgctCATTTGTGACATCGATTCACATCGTAGCCATGTTCATAGcgttatattcaattaaaaattaattatagaaaaaaaatggatggtGCGTTTTGATCCGTAAAAGAAAAGGGGGCGAGTTAGTAAGAAATCCACGTCAGATGAAGTGAGCGACGGTATCCTTTGAAAGAAATCATTAAATGCCGGAAAGGGGTGGGGATTTCAAAggtaagaaagaaattatttttatgttgcttctttttttattacaaatgtacGACTTTTGTCTCAATTTGTAGTCGTGAAGTCATACGGTTGACTGGTGAAGTGTGATTCGGATAGTTTCTGATgcttttttgaatcattttatcGTCACGgtgcgatatatatatatatatatatattacgtaTTTaagatggtaaaaaaaaagaactttttccataattttttgtgttagattagttcgatttttttttttttttttgagaaaggtGGAGTGTTTTATTGCATGACAGTATatcccaaattttaaaattgtttataaattggtTTCATTTCTTCCAtatgctcttttttttacaagctaacatgcaaataattatatttaatgatgcTCCTTgtgaaacgaaataaaaatggtcggtttattaaaaaaatatttttacaaatgtgctgattgaattatttagaacttCACATCAGAGTATTGCCGATCAGAGCTGAATAAGTAATAACTTTATCTGTAAATTAACATTGAATTATTTGGAACTACTCATCAGAGTATTGCCGATTCGAGCTGGATAAGTAATAACTTTATCTGTAAATTAACATTGAATTATTTGTATTGCCGATGAGagctgaataatttaataactttatctATAGATTAACATACTATCTGGACTTCTAATAGTGTTGAAATCTACGTCGGCCATGTGTTCAATACATAATGCTTATCTGTGTTGataaagtttgaattataaGATTCATAATCGCCATCTGGTTTAATGGTTAAGCTTATCCTAGTTCTACGTATTATGACTTGTTGACATATCATTAGTAAAAACGACTTCAATAACAACGACGCAAATTCGTTGATTAATATAATCAGATGGAACTCACAGTTTTAAAgctgtacttatttttttaatgcttttttttcggATGTggagatatttataaatagttttaaatagacttttaaagttgtttgtaaagaaaatatggccaaattatctttttaacttgaaatttacctttatctatttttaaaaaatccagctTTTCAGCATTGaaacagtataaaatttttgactgGCCCAAGTCTTAGAGCAACTCTTCTTTTGTTcgataaaaactataaaaaacttcattttttttttttttttaacaaatccttttaaggttttttaactaataaaaacctcaattaaaaaatctttttttcccctatttttatatttttttagaaataaatttattttttgggggTATATATTTTGGAAGAAATCATACAAGTTTCATTTGAGACAGCAAAAGTGTCTTTTTTTTGTGACGCAACTTGgttgattcaaaaatattttttacagtttacttcaaaattactgtattttctttctttcttttttgaaaattttgtttatttatttttaatggttatttagtttaaaggctagaaaacttgctttaaaatatttatcgataTCGATTCAATCTTAAACTGGAATTAACatataatctaaatttaatgaaagatgtttttgaaaagaaatcatGAGATAAATGGGCGTTTTAGcgcttgtaattttatatttagaatagcTGGAACTTATATCTCTAAGCCCCTTATCCCCGTGAATGATTGATTTTTGTCTGTTATGGTTTTGGCCCATGCATTCATATCTGACCATTCCAATCTATCTTCCATACTGTCCACCCACTCAACATGCGCAAATTAGATACACGCGTTGCTTATTTTCGATAATGAATTTGCTGAAAGGAGATTTTTAACTCTGCCAAAGCGGATGTAATAAAGGAGTTGCTGTTCTGAGTGCAGAAATTGTCGCTAAAGAGGGCATGATCGTTTGAAGGTGTCATATGTCGCCAAATTCTTAAGCGACTTCGAACATTTCGTCTCCTCTGCTGAGGAGGAAAGATGCATCGCTTTCTGAACTGAGAGTGCtaaagaaagaaactttttgaTGGGGTAAATAAATCAGCGTAGAATGAACGTCGTTCCTGGCGCCAAGGGAGCGTATTCGAGATTCTTAAATTCTAGCAAGCGTTCAAATACATATTCTGTTCATGCGTTCGTTAAGATCAGTGTTTCCAAAAGTGtgggtacgcgtacccccaggggtacgggaacagtttagcgggggttcgcgttcttatgcgaaatatcttgcaagaaacgaaaatttcaatttttttattatttaaaaacaaagctagacatgaaaatttacaattacttattttgctattggctattttttgcagagttaacagttaataattagtggtgtcaacagccagctgtgatttttaactttagtgcaatttttttatagtaaaaaatacattgattttttttattagtggtacacagcgttacgaaaaatttagaaagggtacacaaaagttataagtttgggaaacactggttaGATAATAGTGTTAAGTTAAACGTAAGAAAAACACAATGTATTATTTGCTAATAATgctttgaaaggaaaaattaaagtaagagcTTATCTTCGTggtttctaaagaaaattagaCGAAGATATGATAttatcgtaatttaatgatgaaatttaAGATGCACTTACTCTCCTGACCGAACCCCCAGCTTTTccaaatttcaaatatgctcttatttctatttatttaattttcacaactaAACTGATGATGGATGTTAACTCTATGAAGCAGTATCTTTCGTTACATGTAAAATACAAGGTTGTTGTCCAATCACAATTTGAGATATAAAGCGTGCGTATTTTAGAatcccttttaattt includes:
- the LOC107438015 gene encoding growth arrest-specific protein 1, which gives rise to MPDLHFCMAGPLFFLIWWLAIFITSVVAAGANSIPEHGEDCEIAQTKCSYRANCYHALHSYMVDCADVLAGRTTRCTYACKRALISLTSSEAGQTLANCYCGSNEFCLRSKERIEVCRPEVSHATADNTVVSCSVAKWICAADPLCSTALDYYHRLCRSMFHGRKCTPRCNNSLAILDRQEKAGKLRDCYCDGSEEFPCVSIKQNTQLLCYGQEWVNNELHNPVTTEETLPSCSNRLSSSILGYCFLVFMVFMLNHRTSGEELNTSSSLENSVPLSQATSCSITKLKRTFDCDKQWPWWWTSEQRVT